The DNA window CGACTTCAATGAACAGCAAGATCCAACAATCCAAGACGGCGACAGGTACGTCCGGTGGCGATATCGCCAAGTACGTGGCGGCGGCCGCGCTGGTGGTGGCTGGGCTGGTGGTGTGGTGGTGGTTCGCCGGACAGTGGGCCACGCCGTTGCGTGCGCTGGCCGTCGTGGTCGGTCTGGTGGCCGGTGCCGCGGTCTTCATCGCGACCGCCAAGGGCAAGGACACGGTCGAGTTCCTGTCCGAGTCGCGTTTCGAGCTGCGCAAAGTCGTGTGGCCAACCCGTCAAGAATCGCTGCGGATGACCTGGGTGGTCATGGTGGTCGTGGTGATCCTCAGCCTGATTCTGGCGGGCTTCGATTTCGTCATCCAATGGATGGTCGAGAAACTGTTCACGATGGGCCGTTGAGGAGAGCGTCGCAGTGAAGCGTTGGTACGTGGTACATGCCTATTCAGGCTTCGAGAAGTCCGTGGCGCAGGCGCTGCGCGACCGCATCGTGCGCGATGGCATGGAAGAGCGCTTCGGCGACGTGCTGGTCCCGACCGAAGAGGTCGTGGAAATGCGTGCCGGCCAGAAGCGGCGTTCCGAGCGCAAGTTCTTTCCCGGCTACGTGCTGGTCCAGATCGAGACCCAGGACGAGGCCGGCATTCCGCGCATCGACAACGAGTCCTGGCATCTGGTGAAGGACACCAACAAGGTGCTGGGCTTCATTGGCGGCACGGCCGATCGCCCGCTCCCGATTCGCGACGAAGAGGCGGCCGCCATCCTGGATCGTGTTCAGGAAGGTGTCGAAAAGCCCCGGCCCAAGGTGCTGTTCGAGCCCGGCGAGATGGTGCGCGTGGTCGATGGCCCGTTCAACGACTTCAACGGCGTGGTCGAGGAAGTCAATTACGAGAAGAGCCGCCTGCGCGTGGCCGTGCTCATCTTCGGCCGCTCGACCCCGGTGGAGCTGGAATTCGGCCAGGTCGAAAAGGCCTGAATTCCCCTGGCCTCTGGCGCGTTGCGCGAGAGGCCTCAAAACCTGCTATAGTGCGCGGCTCCCTGTCCGGTCGAGCCGGGCATCCGCACTGGCCGCCCGCGAGGGCGGCCTTTCGCGCGACGAGAAACGCGATGTCGGGACGCGTGATTTTCCCGATCCGATGGGGAGCCTGTCTTCCAGGCGCTAGCACCCGGAGAGCATTGAAATGGCAAAGAAAGTCATTGGTTACATCAAGCTGCAGGTGAAGGCCGGTCAGGCCAATCCCTCGCCGCCGGTCGGTCCTGCGCTGGGTCAGCGCGGCCTGAACATCATGGAGTTCTGCAAGGCGTTCAACGCCGCCACGCAGAAGCTCGAGCCGGGTCTGCCGATTCCGGTGGTGATCACCGCCTATTCGGACCGTACCTTCACCTTCATCACCAAGACGCCGCCGGCGTCGATCCTGCTGAAGAAGGCCGTGGGCATCCAGTCCGGTTCCAAGCGTCCGAACACCGAAAAGGTGGGCAAGGTCACCCGGGCCCAGCTGGAAGAGATCGCCAAGGCGAAGGAGCCCGACCTGACGGCGGCCGACCTGGACGCCGCGGTGCGTACGATTGCGGGCTCGGCCCGTTCCATGGGTCTGACGGTCGAGGGCTAAAGACAATGGCAATGAACAAGCGACAGAAGGCCATCCTGGCCGCCGTGGCCCCGGGCAAGGCCTACGCCGTTGACGAGGCCCTGCAGATCCTGAAGGGCGCCGTGAAGGCCAAGTTCGTCGAGTCCATCGACGTGGCCGTCCGCCTGGGCGTGGACGCGAAGAAGTCCGACCAGCAGGTGCGCGGTTCGACCGTGCTGCCCGCCGGTACCGGCAAGTCGGTCCGCGTGGCCGTGTTCGCCCCGGCTGGCGCGAAGGCCGACGAGGCCCTGGCTGCCGGCGCCGAAGCGGTCGGCATGGACGACCTGGCCGAGAAGATGCAGGCCGGCGATCTGAACTACGACGTGGTCATCGCCACCCCGGACGCCATGCGCGTGGTGGGTAAGCTGGGCCAGCTCCTGGGTCCGCGCGGCCTGATGCCGAACCCCAAGGTCGGCACCGTGTCCCCGAATCCGGCCGAAGCGGTGAAGAATGCCAAGTCCGGTCAGGTGCGCTACCGCACCGACAAGGCGGGCATCATCCACTGCACCATCGGCAAGGCGTCCTTCGAGGACGACGCGCTGAAGACCAACCTGCAGGCGCTGCTGGCCGACCTGGTGAAGGCCAAGCCGTCCACCGCCAAGGGTCAGTACCTGCAGAAGATCTCGCTCAGCTCGACCATGGGCCCCGGCGTGACCGTGGACCAGTCCTCGCTGAGCCTGAAGTAATGCTGTAACCGGTGGCGGGGCGACCTGCCACCGGGGTTGTGCTTGAGGGCGATCGGAGGGCTGCAAGGCCCGAAGAAAGCCGTCAAAGACCGCAGGTGCGGTCAGCGCGCTCCGACGACGGGCAGGGAAGCTCGGTCCTGGCAAGGATTCGGCGTCGGCGTTAGCGGGACTGCTTGATTGGCTTGATGCCAGCCCGCGCAGATGGTGCCGCCTTCATCGGTTTTTCTGGTTTCCCGTTTCGGGGGCCGGGTGATAAGGCCACCAGTTGGGATGCGAAGGCATCCCCGGCGTCCAGGATGGATGCTGCCCTGGACCGCAAACGGCAGGAGCCGTGAGCGGAGTTCACAAGAGGAGTGATTAATGGCTCTCAATCTGTCCCAGAAGCAAGAAGTTGTCGCCGAGCTGGCAGAAGTCGCCGCCAAGGCGCACTCCTTGATCGCCGCCGAGTACGCAGGCACCACGGTCTCCCAGATGACCGCGATGCGCAAGCAGGCGCGCGAGTCCGGCGTGTACCTGCGGGTCGTCAAGAACACCTTGGCCGCCCGTGCAGTGGAAGGTACCGAATACGAGTGCACCAAGGACTCGTTGGTCGGCCCGCTGCTGTACGCGTTCTCGACCGAGGAGCCCGGCGCCGCCGGTCGCCTGATCAAGGAATTCGCCAAGAGCAACGACAAGCTGCAGGCCAAGGTGGTCGCCGTCGGTGGCCAGCTGTACCCGGCCAGCCACGTCGACGTGCTGGCTTCGCTGCCCACGCTCGACCAGGCCCTGGCCATGGTGGCCCGTGCGCTGGCCGAACCCGCCACGATGTTCGCCCGCGCCGTCAAGGCCGTGGCCGACAAGCAGGGCGGTGGCGACGAAGCAGCGCCGGCCGAGGCAGAAGCCCCGGCTGAAACGGCTTAATTCCCGTAACCCATTCCAGAATATTGACCGAAGGTAATCACAATGTCCCTGTCCAACGAACAGATCGTCGACGCCATCGCTGAAAAGACCCTCATGGAAGTCATGGAGCTGGTCAAGGCGATCGAAGACAAGTTCGGCGTCTCCGCCGCCGCCCCGGTTGCCGTGGCTGCCGCCGCCGGCCCGGCCGCTGCCGTCGAAGAGCAGACCGAGTTCAACGTCGTGCTGAAGGAAGCCGGCGCCAAGAAGGTCGACGTCATCAAGGCTGTCCGCGCCATCACCGGCCTGGGCCTGAAGGAAGCCAAGGACCTCACCGAGGCCGGTGGCGTCCTGAAGGAAGGCCTGTCGAAGGAAGACGCCGAGAAGGCAAAGAAGGACCTCGAGGCCGCTGGCGCGACCGTCGAGCTGAAGTAATCAAAATCCGTCGCCTTAGTTCCATCGGCGACATCCAAAGGCCGGGGGCGAAAGCCCCTGGCCTTCGGTCGTTGTTGAAGTGCGGTAGGCGGTACACAACTAGCAGTCGTAGTTTCGCCATCCAAGCGGTGGCCAAAAATCCACGAGTTGGTAGTTGGAAGTAGCGGGAGATGGCGTGCTGGTGCCGGCAATACCAGCGACTTCCAACTGACAGTTCTTCCCATTCGAAAGAATGTTCCCCGGGGTCACGGACGCGTGGCCCCCAGATGCCAGAGGCAATGTCCCATGTCGACGACATACTCGTTCACCGAAAAGAAGCGCATCCGCAAGGATTTCGGCAAGCAGCGGTCGATCCTCGAGGTCCCGTTCCTGCTCGCCATCCAGGTCGATTCCTATCGCGAGTTCCTGCAGGAGCACGTTGACGCCGCCAAGCGCGACGACCGTGGCCTGCACGCCGCCCTCAAGTCGGTCTTCCCGATCGCCAGCTACTCGGGCAACGCCGCCCTGGAGTACGTGGGCTACAAGCTCGGCGAGCCGGCCTTCGACGAGCGCGAGTGCCGCCAGCGTGGCATGAGCTACGGCGCGCCGCTGCGCGTGACCGTGCGCCTGGTGATCTACGACCGTGAGTCGTCGACCAAGGCGATCAAGTACGTGAAGGAGCAGGAGGTCTATCTGGGCGAAATCCCGCTGATGACCGACAACGGTACCTTCATCGTCAACGGCACCGAGCGCGTCATCGTTTCGCAGCTGCACCGTTCGCCGGGTGTGTTCTTCGACCACGACCGTGGCAAGACCCACAGCTCGGGCAAGCTGCTGTACAGCGCCCGCATCATTCCTTACCGCGGCTCCTGGCTGGACTTCGAGTTCGACCCGAAGGACGCGCTGTTCACCCGTATCGACCGTCGCCGCAAGCTGCCGGTCTCGATCCTGCTGCGTGCGCTGGGCTACTCCAACGAGGAGATGCTCAACCAGTTCTTCGAGATCAACACCTTCCACATCGATCCCAAGGAAGGCGTGCAGCTGGAGCTGGTGCCCGAGCGCCTGCGCGGCGAGACGCTGAACTTCGACCTGGCCGATGGCGACAAGGTCATCGTCGAAGCCGGCAAGCGCATCACCGCGCGTCACGTCAAGCAGCTGGAAGCCTCCGGCATCGAAGGCTTGGGCGTGCCCGACGAGTACCTGGTCGGCCGCATCCTCTCGCACGACGTGGTCGACGCTGCCACCGGCGAACTGCTGGCCAACGCCAATGACGAGATCACCGACGACCAGCTGGCTGCGTTCCGCAAGGCCGGCGTGGAAACCGTCGGCACCCTGTGGGTGAACGATCTGGACCGCGGTCCGTACCTGTCCAACACCCTGCGCATCGATCCGACCAAGACTCAGCTCGAGGCGCTGGTCGAGATCTACCGCATGATGCGTCCGGGCGAGCCGCCGACCAAGGACGCCGCGCAGAACCTGTTCCACAACCTGTTCTTCACCTTCGAGCGCTACGACCTGTCCAGCGTCGGCCGCATGAAGTTCAACCGTCGCGTGGGCCGCAAGGAAACCACCGGCGAGTCGGTGCTGTACGACCACAAGTACTACAGCGTGCGCAACGACGAAGAGTCCAAGCGTCTGGTCGCCACCAACGGTGAGAGCTCGGACATCCTGGAAGTGATCAAGGTCCTGACCGAGATCCGCAACGGCCGCGGCGTGGTCGACGACATCGACCACCTGGGCAACCGTCGCGTGCGTTCGGTCGGCGAAATGGCCGAGAACGTGTTCCGCGTGGGCCTGGTCCGCGTCGAGCGCGCGGTCAAGGAGCGCCTGTCGATGGCCGAGTCCGAAGGCCTGACCCCGCAGGAGCTGATCAACGCCAAGCCGGTGGCCGCCGCGATCAAGGAGTTCTTCGGCTCCTCGCAGCTGTCCCAGTTCATGGACCAGAACAACCCGCTGTCGGAAGTCACCCACAAGCGCCGCGTCTCGGCTCTGGGCCCGGGCGGCCTGACCCGCGAGCGCGCCGGCTTCGAAGTGCGCGACGTGCACCCGACCCACTACGGCCGCGTCTGCACCATCGAGACGCCGGAAGGCCCGAACATCGGCCTGATCAACTCGCTGGCGGTGTATGCCCGCACCAACGCCTACGGCTTCCTGGAGACGCCGTACCGCAAGGTCGTGGACGGCCAGATCACCGACGAGATCGAGTACCTGTCGGCGATCGAGGAAAACGAGTACGTCATCGCCCAGGCCAATGCGCTGCATGACTCCAAGAGCAGGCTGACCGAGCTGTTCGTACCGTGCCGCTTCCAGGGCGAGTCGCTGCTCAAGCCGCCGGCGGACGTGGATTTCATGGACGTCTCGCCCATGCAGACCGTCTCCATCGCCGCGGCGCTGGTGCCGTTCCTGGAGCACGATGACGCCAATCGCGCGCTCATGGGCGCCAACATGCAGCGCCAGGCCGTTCCGACCCTGCGTTCGCAGAAGCCGCTGGTCGGCACCGGCATCGAGCGCGCCGTGGCGCGCGACTCGGGCGTGACGGTCAATGCCCGTCGCGGCGGCGTGATCGAGCAGATCGACGCGGCTCGCGTGGTGGTCAAGGTCAACGAAGAGGAGATCGTCGGCGAGCAGGATGCCGGCGTGGATATCTACAACCTGATCAAGTACACCCGCTCCAACCAGAACACCTGTATCAACCAGACCCCGCTGGTGAACGTGGGTGACGTGGTCGCGCGCGGCGACGTGCTGGCCGACGGCCCGTCCACCGACATCGGCGAACTGGCCCTGGGCCAGAACATGCTGATCGCGTTCATGCCCTGGAACGGCTACAACTTCGAAGACTCCATCCTGCTCTCCGAGCGCGTGGTGGAAGAGGATCGCTACACCACGATCCACATCGAAGAGCTGACCGTCCAGGCGCGCGACACCAAGCTGGGACCGGAAGAGATCTCGGCCGACATCCCGAACGTCTCGGAGAGCGCGCTGAACCGTCTCGACGAGTCCGGCGTGGTGTACATCGGCGCCGAAGTGCGTGCCGGCGACATCCTGGTCGGCAAGGTCACGCCGAAGGGCGAGAGCCAGCTGACCCCGGAAGAAAAGCTGCTGCGTGCGATCTTCGGCGAGAAGGCCTCGGACGTGAAGGACAGCTCGCTGCGCGTGCCCCCGGGCATGGACGGCGTGGTCATCGACGTGCAGGTCTTCACCCGCGACGGCATCGAGAAGGACAAGCGCGCGCGTCAGATCGAGGATTCGGAGATCAAGCGCGTCAAGAAGGACTTCGACGACCAGTTCCGCATCCTGGAGAACGCGATCTTCGCGCGTCTCAAGACGCAGCTGGTGGGCAAGGTCGCCAACGGCGGTGCCGGCCTGAAGAAGGGCGACACCATCACCGACGCCTACCTGGACGGCCTGAAGAAGTCCGACTGGTTCGCCATCCGCATGAAGGATGACGACGCCGCAGACGCCATCGAGCGCGCCCAGAAGCAGATCCAGGTGCACGAGAAGGAGTTCGAGCGTCGCTTCGCCGACAAGCGCGGCAAGATCACCGCCGGTGACGACCTCGCTCCGGGCGTGCTGAAGATGGTCAAGGTGTTCCTGGCCGTGAAGCGCCGCATCCAGCCGGGCGACAAGATGGCCGGCCGCCACGGCAACAAGGGTGTGGTGTCGACCATCGTGCCGGTGGAAGACATGCCGTACATGGCCACCGGCGAGACCGTGGACATCGTGCTGAACCCGCTGGGCGTGCCTTCGCGCATGAACATCGGCCAGGTGCTGGAAGTCCACCTGGGCTGGGCCGCCAAGGGCCTGGGTCGCAAGATCCAGGGCATGCTGGAAGCGCAGGCCGCGGTCAACGACCTGCGCGCCTTCCTGGCGCAGATCTACAACCACGACCAGAAGCTGGGCGAGGACCGCGTGGACCTGTCGCAGTTCAGCGACGATGAGCTGATCGCCCTGGCCAAGAACCTGACCGATGGTGTGCCGATGGCGACCCCGGTGTTCGACGGCGCGGCCGAGAGCGAGATCAAGCACATGCTGCAGCTCGCCGACCTGCCGACCAGCGGCCAGACCCAGCTTTACGACGGTCGCACCGGCGAGGGCTTCGAGCGCAAGGTGACCGTGGGCTACATGCACATGCTCAAGCTCAACCACCTGGTCGACGACAAGATGCACGCCCGTTCGACCGGCCCGTACTCCCTGGTCACCCAGCAGCCGCTGGGCGGCAAGGCGCAGTTCGGTGGCCAGCGCTTCGGTGAAATGGAAGTCTGGGCGCTGGAAGCCTACGGCGCGGCGCACACCCTGCAGGAAATGCTGACCGTCAAGTCCGACGACGTGCAGGGCCGCAACCAGATGTACAAGAACATCGTCGATGGCGAACACGAGATGGTCGCGGGCATGCCGGAATCCTTCAACGTGTTGGTGAAGGAAATCCGCTCGCTGGCCATCAACATGGAGCTGGAAGACAACTGATCGCGCTGCCGGCGCGGTGGCCCTGTCGCCGCGCCGGAACGTCCCCTTTCGACCAGTCCATCGACAAGCATTCCTCCTGAGGGAGAACCAAAATGAAAGACCTGCTCAACCTCTTCAACCAGCAGCGCCAGACCCTGGACTTCGACGCGATCAAGATCGCGCTGGCCTCGCCGGACCTGATCCGCTCGTGGTCCTTCGGCGAAGTGAAGAAGCCGGAAACCATCAACTACCGCACCTTCAAGCCGGAGCGTGACGGCCTGTTCTGCGCGGCCATCTTCGGCCCGATCAAGGACTACGAGTGCCTGTGCGGCAAGTACAAGCGCATGAAGCACCGCGGTGTGGTCTGCGAAAAGTGCGGCACCGAAGTGACCCTGGCCAAGGTGCGCCGCGAGCGCATGGGCCATATCGACCTGGCCTCGCCGGTCGCCCACATCTGGTTCCTCAAGTCGCTGCCCTCGCGTATCGGCCTGATGCTGGACATGACGCTGCGCGACATCGAGCGCGTGCTGTACTTCGAAGCCTACGTGGTGACCGAGCCGGGCCTGACCCCGCTGGAAAGCCGCCAGCTGCTGACCGAAGAGCAGTACATGACCGCGCGCCAGGAGCACGGTGACGACTTCGACGCCGCCATGGGCGCCGAGGCCGTGTTCGAACTGCTGCGCCACATCGACCTGCAGGCCGAGATGGTCAAGCTGCGCGAGGAAATCGCGGCCACCGGTTCGGAGACCAAGCTCAAGCGACTGACCAAGCGCATCAAGCTGGTCGAGGCGTTCCTGGAGTCGGGCAACCGTCCGGAATGGATGGTCATGACCGTGCTGCCGGTGCTGCCGCCGGACCTGCGTCCGCTGGTGCCGCTGGACGGCGGCCGCTTCGCGACCTCCGACCTGAACGACCTGTACCGCCGCGTCATCAACCGCAACAACCGTCTGCGCCGCCTGCTGGAGCTCAATGCCCCGGACATCATCGTGCGCAACGAAAAGCGCATGCTGCAGGAGTCGGTTGACGCCCTGATGGACAACGGCCGTCGCGGCCGCGCCATCACCGGCACCAACAAGCGCCCGCTGAAGTCGCTGGCCGACATGATCAAGGGCAAGCAGGGCCGCTTCCGCCAGAACCTGCTGGGCAAGCGCGTGGACTACTCGGGCCGTTCGGTCATCGTGGTCGGCCCGTACCTCAAGCTGCACCAGTGTGGCCTGCCCAAGAAGATGGCGCTGGAGCTGTTCAAGCCGTTCGTGTTCGCCAAGCTGCAGCGTCGCGGCCTGGCCACCACGATCAAGGCCGCCAAGAAGCTGGTCGAGCGCGAGGAAGGCGAGGTCTGGGACATCCTGGAAGAAGTCATCCGCGAGCACCCGGTGCTGCTGAACCGCGCCCCGACCCTGCACCGCCTGGGCATCCAGGCGTTCGAGCCGGTGCTGATCGAAGGCAAGGCCATCCAGCTGCACCCGCTGGTGTGTACCGCCTTCAACGCCGACTTCGACGGTGACCAGATGGCCGTCCACGTGCCGCTCTCGCTGGAAGCCCAGCTGGAAGCGCGTGCGCTGATGATGTCCTCCAACAACATCCTGTCGCCGGCCAACGGCGAGCCGATCATCGTGCCCTCGCAGGACGTGGTGCTGGGCCTGTACTACATGACCCGCTCGCTGGAGAACAAGGCAGGCGAGGGCATGGTGTTCGCCAACATCGCCGAGGTGAAGCGCGCCTATGACAACCGTGTCGTGCAGCTGCACGCCAAGGTCAAGGTGCGCATCACCGAGACGGTGATCGACGAGCAGGGTGGCCGCGAGAAGAAGACCTCGATCGTGGAGACCACGGTCGGGCGCGCGCTGCTGGCCGAAATCCTGCCCGAGGGCCTGCCCTTCGCGCTGGCCAACACCGACCTGACCAAGAAGAACATCTCGCGCCTGATCAACTCCAGCTACCGTCGTCTGGGGCTGAAGGACACGGTCGTGTTCGCCGACAAGCTGATGTACACCGGCTTCCACTACGCCACCCGCGCGGGCGTGTCGATCGGTATCGACGACATGGTCATCCCGGATGAGAAGAAGGGCATCCTGGGCGAAGCCGAACAGGAAGTGCTGGAGATCCAGGAGCAGTACCAGTCCGGTCTGGTCACCGCCGGCGAGCGCTACAACAAGGTCGTGGACATCTGGTCGCGCACCAACGAGCGCATCGCCAAGGCGATGATGGACACCATCGGTACCGACAAGGTGGAAAACGCCAAGGGCGAGACCATCAACGAGAAGTCCATGAACTCGCTGTACATCATGGCCGACTCCGGTGCCCGTGGTAGCCAGGCGCAGATCCGCCAGCTGGCCGGCATGCGCGGCCTGATGGCCCGTCCGGATGGCTCGATCATCGAGACGCCCATCAAGGCGAACTTCCGCGAAGGCCTGAACGTGCAGGAGTACTTCAACTCCACCCACGGCGCCCGTAAGGGTCTGGCCGATACCGCCCTGAAGACCGCCAACTCCGGTTACCTGACCCGTCGCCTGGTCGACGTGGCCCAGGACGTGGTGATCACCGAGGTCGACTGCGGGACCAGCGAAGGCCTGACCATGACCCCGATCGTGGAAGGCGGCGACGTGGTCGAGCCGTTGCGCGAGCGCGTGCTGGGCCGCATCGTGGCCGAGGACGTGTACCTGCCTGGCGACGATGAGGATCCGATCGTCACCCGCAACACCCTGCTGGACGAAGCCTGGGTGCAGAAGCTCGAGGACGCCGGCGTGCAGACGCTGAAGGTGCGTTCGACGATCACCTGCCAGTCCGAGTTCGGCGTGTGCTCGCATTGCTACGGTCGCGACCTGGCCCGTGGCCACATCGTCAACATCGGCGAAGCGGTCGGCGTCATCGCCGCCCAGTCGATCGGCGAGCCCGGCACCCAGCTGACCATGCGTACGTTCCACATCGGTGGTGCCGCTTCGCGTGCCGCCGCGGTGGACAACATCACGGTCAAGACCACCGGTTCGGTGAAGTTCAACAACCTCAAGTCGGTCGAGCACGCCAACGGCTCGCTGGTGGCGGTGTCGCGTTCGGGTGAGCTGTCGGTGCTCGACGCCCATGGCCGCGAGCGCGAGCGCTACAAGCTGACCTACGGCGCCAACATCACCGTCAAGGACGGCGATGCGGTCAAGGCTGGCCAGACCGTGGCCAACTGGGATCCGCATAACCACCCGATCGTGTCGGAAGTGGCCGGTTTCGTGCGCTTCGTGGATTTCGTCGACGGCATCACCGTCATCGAGAAGACCGACGAACTGACCGGTCTGGCCTCGCGCGAGATCACCGATCCCAAGCGTCGTGGCTCGCAGGGCAAGGACCTGCGTCCGCTGGTGCGCATCGTGGACAAGGACGGCAATGACCTGAACATCCCGGGCACCGATCTGCCGGCGCAGTACCTGCTGCCGCCGCGCTCGATCGTCAACCTGCAGGACGGTGCGGCCGTCGGCGTGGGCGACGTGGTGACCAAGGTGCCGCAGGAAGCGTCCAAGACCCGCGACATCACCGGTGGTCTGCCGCGCGTGGCCGACCTGTTCGAGGCACGCAAGCCCAAGGATCCGGCGATCCTGGCCGAGCGCTCGGGCATCATCAGCTTCGGCAAGGACACCAAGGGCAAGCAGCGTCTGATCATCAAGGACACCGACGGCACCGAGCACGAGGAGCTGATTCCCAAGTTCCGCCAGATCATCGTGTTCGAAGGCGAGCACGTGGCCAAGGGTGAGACGATCGTGGACGGCGAGCCGAGCCCGCAGGACATCCTGCGCCTGCTGGGTGTCGAGCCGCTGGCCGCCTACCTGGTCAAGGAAATCCAGGACGTCTACCGCCTGCAGGGTGTGAAGATCAACGACAAGCACATCGAGGTGATCACCCGTCAGATGCTGCGCAAGGTGGAAATCACCGATGCGGGCAACAGCAAGTTCCTGGCTGGCGAGCAGGTCGAGAAGCAGCGCATGATCGAGGAGAACGCCAAGCTGGTGGCCCGCAACGAGCTGCCGGCTCAGTCCGATCCGGTCCTGTTGGGCATCACCAAGGCCTCCTTGGCGACCGAATCGTTCATCTCCGCGGCCTCCTTCCAGGAGACCACGCGCGTGCTGACCGAGGCCGCCGTGCGCGGAACCCGTGACGGCCTGCGCGGCCTGAAGGAGAACGTCATCGTCGGCCGCCTGATCCCGGCCGGTACCGGCCTGACCTACCACAGTCAGCGCCGTCGCAATGCCTCGGGTCTGACCGAGTCGGAAATGGCCGCCCTGTCTGGGTCGGCCGCTGCCGAAACGGTAGTCGAGGCCGGTGAGGCCGAATCGGAAAGCGGCGCCGAGCAGCAGTAAGCAGTCGCAAGTTGCCGGGCGGCCTCAGGGCCGTCCCGGACCAAGTGGAAGGGGGCGCTGGATGCGCCCCGTGTCCCGGTCCCAGGATGGACCAGACGGCATGAGCAGGCGTCGGTTGACGACGAATTCTCAAGCCCGCTATACTCTCCTGTCTCGGCAGGCCGCTTCTACGGCCTGCCGTCGTTTTCACGCACAAGGCCCGGCGTCACGGCCTTCATTCAAAGAATCCAAAGATGGCAACGATCAACCAGCTGGTCCGCAAGCCGCGGCAGGCGACGACCTACAAGAGCGCCTCGCCGGCACTCGAGAACTGCCCGCAGCGCCGCGGCGTCTGCACGCGCGTCTACACCACCACGCCCAAGAAGCCGAACTCGGCGCTGCGCAAGGTGGCCAAGGTGCGCCTGACCAATCAGGAAGAAGTCATCAGCTACATCGGTGGCGAAGGGCACAACCTCCAGGAGCACTCCGTGGTG is part of the Pseudoxanthomonas sp. JBR18 genome and encodes:
- the rpoC gene encoding DNA-directed RNA polymerase subunit beta', with translation MKDLLNLFNQQRQTLDFDAIKIALASPDLIRSWSFGEVKKPETINYRTFKPERDGLFCAAIFGPIKDYECLCGKYKRMKHRGVVCEKCGTEVTLAKVRRERMGHIDLASPVAHIWFLKSLPSRIGLMLDMTLRDIERVLYFEAYVVTEPGLTPLESRQLLTEEQYMTARQEHGDDFDAAMGAEAVFELLRHIDLQAEMVKLREEIAATGSETKLKRLTKRIKLVEAFLESGNRPEWMVMTVLPVLPPDLRPLVPLDGGRFATSDLNDLYRRVINRNNRLRRLLELNAPDIIVRNEKRMLQESVDALMDNGRRGRAITGTNKRPLKSLADMIKGKQGRFRQNLLGKRVDYSGRSVIVVGPYLKLHQCGLPKKMALELFKPFVFAKLQRRGLATTIKAAKKLVEREEGEVWDILEEVIREHPVLLNRAPTLHRLGIQAFEPVLIEGKAIQLHPLVCTAFNADFDGDQMAVHVPLSLEAQLEARALMMSSNNILSPANGEPIIVPSQDVVLGLYYMTRSLENKAGEGMVFANIAEVKRAYDNRVVQLHAKVKVRITETVIDEQGGREKKTSIVETTVGRALLAEILPEGLPFALANTDLTKKNISRLINSSYRRLGLKDTVVFADKLMYTGFHYATRAGVSIGIDDMVIPDEKKGILGEAEQEVLEIQEQYQSGLVTAGERYNKVVDIWSRTNERIAKAMMDTIGTDKVENAKGETINEKSMNSLYIMADSGARGSQAQIRQLAGMRGLMARPDGSIIETPIKANFREGLNVQEYFNSTHGARKGLADTALKTANSGYLTRRLVDVAQDVVITEVDCGTSEGLTMTPIVEGGDVVEPLRERVLGRIVAEDVYLPGDDEDPIVTRNTLLDEAWVQKLEDAGVQTLKVRSTITCQSEFGVCSHCYGRDLARGHIVNIGEAVGVIAAQSIGEPGTQLTMRTFHIGGAASRAAAVDNITVKTTGSVKFNNLKSVEHANGSLVAVSRSGELSVLDAHGRERERYKLTYGANITVKDGDAVKAGQTVANWDPHNHPIVSEVAGFVRFVDFVDGITVIEKTDELTGLASREITDPKRRGSQGKDLRPLVRIVDKDGNDLNIPGTDLPAQYLLPPRSIVNLQDGAAVGVGDVVTKVPQEASKTRDITGGLPRVADLFEARKPKDPAILAERSGIISFGKDTKGKQRLIIKDTDGTEHEELIPKFRQIIVFEGEHVAKGETIVDGEPSPQDILRLLGVEPLAAYLVKEIQDVYRLQGVKINDKHIEVITRQMLRKVEITDAGNSKFLAGEQVEKQRMIEENAKLVARNELPAQSDPVLLGITKASLATESFISAASFQETTRVLTEAAVRGTRDGLRGLKENVIVGRLIPAGTGLTYHSQRRRNASGLTESEMAALSGSAAAETVVEAGEAESESGAEQQ
- the rpsL gene encoding 30S ribosomal protein S12 encodes the protein MATINQLVRKPRQATTYKSASPALENCPQRRGVCTRVYTTTPKKPNSALRKVAKVRLTNQEEVISYIGGEGHNLQEHSVVLIRGGRVKDLPGVRYHTVRGSLDAAGVAKRRQARSKYGAKRPKS